In Brachyhypopomus gauderio isolate BG-103 chromosome 11, BGAUD_0.2, whole genome shotgun sequence, a single genomic region encodes these proteins:
- the cyp4v2b gene encoding cytochrome P450 4V7 gives MAILLGLYTLGSITSIIVFVLLVYVSYKPVKKYVQTWREMMPVPGMEGAFPIIGNALQFKSNAGDFFNQIVEGTNENRHRPLVKIWLGPIPFLVLYHAETIEPVLSSSRHLDKSYPYRFLQPWLGTGLLTSTGDKWRRRRKMLTPSFHFSILADFLEVMNEQSEILVQKMQDHVGGEPFNCFSYITLCALDIICETAMGKKVYAQSNADSEYVQSVYKMSDLITRRQRSPWWWPDWIYNALGEGNEQAKRLKILQSFTANVIKEKAAKKTAVSDKESDHRPRKRRAFLDMLMKLADDAGANLGLEDIQEEVDTFMFEGHDTTAASMNWALHLIGSHPDVQKKVQTELQEVLGPAGHRVGVEELKRLSYLECVIKESLRLFPAVPLFARRICNDCHIRGFKIPEGVNAVIIPYALHRDPRFFPQPEEFRPERFLPENSTGRHPYAYIPFSAGFRNCIGQRFAMMEEKVVLSSVLRHFDVEACQSREELQPIGDLILRPEQGIWIRLHKRAV, from the exons ATGGCCATTCTGTTAGGACTATATACGCTGGGGAGCATAACCTCAATCATCGTATTTGTTCTGCTGGTATACGTTTCATACAAACCAGTAAAAAAGTATGTACAGACATGGAGGGAGATGATGCCAGTTCCAGGCATGGAGGGAGCTTTCCCGATCATTGGCAATGCTCTGCAATTCAAATCCAACGCAGGAG ATTTCTTCAACCAGATTGTTGAGGGCACTAATGAGAACAGACACAGGCCTCTGGTGAAGATTTGGCTGGGACCTATTCCTTTCCTGGTCTTGTATCATGCAGAGACCATCGAG CCTGTGCTCAGTAGCTCCCGACACCTGGATAAATCCTACCCCTACAGATTCCTGCAACCTTGGCTTGGCACAGGTCTGCTAACCAG CACGGGAGACAAGTGGCGGCGTCGACGCAAAATGCTCACCCCGTCGTTCCACTTCTCCATCCTCGCCGACTTCCTGGAGGTGATGAACGAACAGAGTGAGATCTTGGTCCAGAAGATGCAGGACCACGTGGGCGGAGAGCCGTTCAACTGCTTCAGCTACATCACGCTCTGCGCTCTGGACATCATATGTG AGACAGCAATGGGAAAGAAGGTCTATGCACAGAGCAATGCTGACTCTGAATATGTCCAAAGTGTGTATAA GATGAGTGACCTGATCACACGGAGACAGAGATCTCCATGGTGGTGGCCTGATTGGATTTATAACGCGTTAGGAGAGGGGAACGAACAGGCTAAAAGACTCAAGATATTACAGTCCTTCACTGCTAAT GTGATCAAGGAGAAAGCAGCGAAGAAGACCGCTGTATCGGACAAAGAGTCGGACCACAGGCCCAGAAAGAGGAGGGCCTTCTTGGACATGCTGATGAAATTGGCTGACGATGCGGGTGCGAACCTGGGGCTCGAGGACATTCAGGAGGAGGTGGACACCTTCATGTTTGAG GGCCATGACACCACCGCCGCCTCCATGAACTGGGCCTTACACCTGATTGGCTCTCACCCAGACGTCCAGAAGAAAGTGCAGACAGAGCTGCAGGAGGTGCTGG GCCCTGCGGGGCACCgcgtgggggtggaggagctgaAGAGGCTGAGCTACCTGGAGTGCGTCATCAAGGAGAGCCTGCGCCTGTTCCCCGCCGTGCCGCTGTTCGCACGCCGCATCTGCAACGACTGCCACATAA GAGGTTTCAAAATCCCAGAGGGCGTGAATGCTGTGATCATCCCGTACGCCCTCCACCGCGACCCGCGCTTCTTTCCCCAGCCCGAGGAATTTCGACCCGAGCGCTTCCTGCCTGAAAACAGCACAGGGAGACATCCGTACGCGTACATCCCGTTCTCCGCAGGCTTCCGAAACTGCATTG GCCAGCGCTTTGCTATGATGGAAGAGAAGGTGGTTCTGTCCTCTGTGTTGCGTCACTTTGATGTGGAGGCGTGTCAGAGTCGTGAGGAGCTACAGCCCATCGGGGACCTCATCCTCCGTCCAGAACAGGGCATCTGGATCAGACTGCACAAGAGGGCCGTCTGA